GACCCAAGTAGTTGAAAATAACTTGAGCTTGAGGAAGGGCTTGTAGTTGCTCAACTATTTCTACATCCTCGCTCATATAGCGCAGTACGCCATAGCCAATGCCCTGGTTGGGAATTTTGCGAAGCTGTTCCTTGACTGATTTTAAGGTATTTTCTGGATAGATTTCCTCACCCAGTTCTAAGACAACTGGGAAGATGGTTGTGAACCAACCTACGGTGAGCGATAGATCCATATCGTCGAATATATCTTCTCGCCCGTGACCCTCTAAGTCAATTAATAGCGATCGCGAAGCGTCTCCTGTGGAGATTCGCTCTCCATTCCATTGTGCCAAAGTTTGTGCAACTGCTGTTATTAACAGGTCATTGATTTGGGTTAGATAAACCTGAGGAAGTTCTTGGAGCAATGCTTTAGTTTCTTCTGCACTGAGTTTGACTGATACAGTTTCGGCAGAAGCCATCAGGTTGTCCCCTCGCTCATTATCCATTGGCAGAGAAGAAATATATTTCCGCGATTCTGAGAGCCAATAAGGTAATTCTTGCTTTAGTTCTGCTGACTGCGCGTATTGCTCTAGTCGTTGCGACCACCGTTGAAACGAAGTAGTTTTTAGTGGAAGCTTAATTGCTTCACCCTGAGAAAGCTGTTGACAAAGTGTATATAGAGCGTCCAACAAAATTCGCCAAGAGACACCATCAACTACCAAGTGGTGCATAACAACCAACATTCGGGCTGACTTTTGCACACCCAGTTCAAAAAAGGCCACCTTCAAAAGCGGCCCAGAGGATAGGTTCAGGCTCGCCTGTACTGTTTCTGTTGCTTCTTCAATGGCAGATTCTTGTTTTTCTGATGACAGCGCCGACAAATCCAGTCTGATAAAAGATAAAACTTCGTCTGGGCTAGCGTTGAACTGTTGCCAACCAGATTCCGTCTGCATAAAACGCAGGCGGAGCGCATCATGGTGTATAAGCAATTGCTGTAGCGCCTGCTCTACGATTGATGGGTCGAGTTCTTGATTCACTTCCAGTTGGATTGACTGGTTCCAGTGGTGCGAATCAGGCTGATTTTGTGCTAGAAACCACGATTGGATGGGTGTCAGGGGTAATGAACCAACGATCGCTTCCTGTTGCGCTTGGATTGTGGGAGTGTTTCCCGCCACTGCGGCTAATTCAGCAATCGTTTGGCGATCGAAAATTTGACTGGTAGTTAGCTGTATACCAGTCTGCTTGGCTTTGGCGATCGCCTGAATGCTGAGAATAGAATCTCCGCCTAAGTCGAAGAAGTTGTCGTAAACGCCCACTCGATCGACACCAAGTACCTGACTCCAGATTTGGGCTAATATTTCCTCAACAGCAGTGCGCGGTGCAGCGTAAGTTGCTTCCAGTTCGGGTCTGGTTGTGTCTGGTGCTGGCAGTGCGCGTCGATCTACTTTGCCATTAGAAGTTAATGGTAGTGCCTTCAGGGATATCAAGGCTGAGGGCATCATGTATTCAGGTAGCTTCTGTTTGAGGAAACTTCGCAGATCGCTAAGGGAGGGTGACTCATGGTTCCAAACAATGTATGCCACTAAACGCTGGTTGCCTGGAACATCCTGCCGCGCTATCACTACTGTTTCTTGTACTCCCGAATACTCAGAGAGTACAGACTCAATTTCCCCTAGCTCAATGCGGAAGCCTCGAATCTTCACCTGGTCATCGCAACGTCCCAGGAACTCTAGCGTTCCATCTGGTCGGTAACGAACTAGGTCGCCAGTTTTATAAAGACGTTCCCCAGGTTCATTAGTGAAAGGGTTGGGGACAAATTTTTCTGCGGTCAGTTCAGGGCGATTTAGATAGCCTCGGGCTACTCCCAAACCGCCAATGTATAGTTCACCCACCATCCCAATGGGGACTAACTGACAGTGCGGGTTAAGTACATACAGCTTGGTATTGGCAATTGGCTGACCAATTGGCACCGACCCTGATAGCTGTTCGCTACTTGGAACTTTATAAATGCAGCATCCCACAACTGTTTCTGTGGGGCCATACTCATTGACAAGCATGGTGTCAGGAGCAGCCTTTTGCCAAAAGCTAATGCTGTTAACTAATAAATTTTCACCCCCAATAATGAAAGCCCTAGTTCGTCCACTAGCTTCTTTTGGTGATATTTGCTGGTTGAGCAATTCCAGATGAACAGGTGTAATTTTAACCAGGCTTAAGTTGGAGTGGTGAAGTAGCGAGTTGCTTAGGGTTTCGATGCCCTGATCTTCCGGCAACAAGTCTACCCGACACCCTACCAGTAAGGGTGAAAACAGACTAGTTATTGTCAGGTCAAATGCTAAAGAAGAGTGAACTAGC
The Nostoc punctiforme PCC 73102 genome window above contains:
- a CDS encoding non-ribosomal peptide synthetase, encoding MQKQIHGFQLSPQQKRLWLLQKDSQYYQVYGAILLEGNLQLEILKAALHQVVNRYEILRTTFHQTRGIKIPIQVINEPTLLSLSEYSWENKEALGLEIEKLFQSGIQQSFDWEKGPLLQTTFTTLSPKKHLLLVSLPALCADSPTLNNLVCELSKCYAACLRGETVIEQPLQYAEIAEWQNELLKAGDVELETDYWGKLDISSLSGLRLPFANQQTENSKFEPKWFSREIAPDLVAKINAITHGKKINKDVFFITCWQILLWRLTEQSDIVIGTVNDGRSYEELQESLGLIVKYLPLRCHLEDSYKFNNLLVQVAETIKEISEWQESFSWEKSVESGNSLEQLFFPFCFDFESLSAKHFAGDVYFSIYQQYTCVDKFQVKLTCVSRNDSIAAEFHYDANVLALEDIQRLANQFETLLTSVVKNPGGAIATFDIISPIERQQLLAEFNNSQTTILPYQCIHHWFELQSDRTPENIAVRFQTQQLTYAELNARANQLAHYLQKLGVGSEVLVGICVERSLEMVIGVLGILKAGGAYVPIDPIYPKERQAFILGDTQALVLLTQQSLVAEIPTEGIKVICLDTDWEVIANECPENPVSQTTALNLAYVIYTSGSTGKPKGTLIPHQGLVNYLNWCTQAYAVEQGDGTLVHSSLAFDLTITSLFSPLLVGCRVDLLPEDQGIETLSNSLLHHSNLSLVKITPVHLELLNQQISPKEASGRTRAFIIGGENLLVNSISFWQKAAPDTMLVNEYGPTETVVGCCIYKVPSSEQLSGSVPIGQPIANTKLYVLNPHCQLVPIGMVGELYIGGLGVARGYLNRPELTAEKFVPNPFTNEPGERLYKTGDLVRYRPDGTLEFLGRCDDQVKIRGFRIELGEIESVLSEYSGVQETVVIARQDVPGNQRLVAYIVWNHESPSLSDLRSFLKQKLPEYMMPSALISLKALPLTSNGKVDRRALPAPDTTRPELEATYAAPRTAVEEILAQIWSQVLGVDRVGVYDNFFDLGGDSILSIQAIAKAKQTGIQLTTSQIFDRQTIAELAAVAGNTPTIQAQQEAIVGSLPLTPIQSWFLAQNQPDSHHWNQSIQLEVNQELDPSIVEQALQQLLIHHDALRLRFMQTESGWQQFNASPDEVLSFIRLDLSALSSEKQESAIEEATETVQASLNLSSGPLLKVAFFELGVQKSARMLVVMHHLVVDGVSWRILLDALYTLCQQLSQGEAIKLPLKTTSFQRWSQRLEQYAQSAELKQELPYWLSESRKYISSLPMDNERGDNLMASAETVSVKLSAEETKALLQELPQVYLTQINDLLITAVAQTLAQWNGERISTGDASRSLLIDLEGHGREDIFDDMDLSLTVGWFTTIFPVVLELGEEIYPENTLKSVKEQLRKIPNQGIGYGVLRYMSEDVEIVEQLQALPQAQVIFNYLGQLDRIIPENSEFRLSHLIPGLNRSPRGSMSHLLECIGFVMGGRLQIDWIYSKNIYQRATIEGLAQGCVEVLRALIVRSQSPDAFGYTPSDFPDVELSQEKLEKAFAEIDFS